A genomic segment from Gracilinanus agilis isolate LMUSP501 chromosome 1, AgileGrace, whole genome shotgun sequence encodes:
- the HOMER3 gene encoding homer protein homolog 3 isoform X1 yields the protein MSTREQPLFSTRAHVFQIDPATKRNWIPAGKHALTVSYFYDATRNVYRIISVGGTKAIINSTVTPNMTFTKTSQKFGQWADSRANTVYGLGFASEQHLSQFAEKFQEVKEAARLAREKSQDGGELTTPALGLSSHQVPPSPLIGTNGPGDEKLFRSQSADGPGPAERERLKKMLSEGSVGEVQWEAEFFTLQDNNNKLVAALREANASVERWKEQLEAYQEETERLRLRVAELEAPGPSETPSDGGKDGLSQRLEELEMLIKTKDEEIQMLKNQKGGLREAESEREREEALQKLQELESRYTEMERQLQGAQRSLEEARGERERARAEVLRATELLDLKICELSELRQGLARLADGTP from the exons ATGTCCACGAG GGAGCAGCCCCTCTTCAGCACCCGGGCCCATGTCTTCCAAATCGACCCAGCAACTAAACGGAATTGGATCCCCGCCGGCAAGCACGCCCTCACGGTCTCCTACTTCTATGATGCCACCCGGAATGTGTACCGGATCATCAGCGTGGGGGGGACCAAG GCCATCATCAACAGCACAGTCACCCCCAACATGACCTTTACCAAGACTTCCCAAAAGTTCGGGCAGTGGGCGGACAGTCGGGCCAATACCGTCTATGGGCTGGGTTTTGCTTCTGAGCAGCATCTGTCCCAG TTTGCAGAGAAGTTCCAGGAGGTGAAGGAGGCCGCCCGGCTGGCCCGGGAGAAGTCTCAGGATGGCGGAGAGCTCACCACCCCAGCCCTTGGCCTCTCCTCCCACCAG GTACCCCCAAGCCCCTTGATTGGCACCAACGGCCCCGGGGATGAGAAGCTGTTCCGAAGCCAGAGTGCCGACGGGCCTGGCCCTGCGGAAAGGGAAAGGCTCAAAAAGATGCTGTCGGAGGG CTCGGTGGGCGAGGTGCAGTGGGAAGCCGAGTTCTTCACCCTTCAGGACAATAACAACAAGCTGGTGGCCGCCCTGCGAGAGGCCAATGCCAGTGTGGAGCGGTGGAAGGAGCAGCTGGAGGCCTACCAGGAGGAGACGGAGCGGCTTCGGCTGCGG GTGGCCGAGCTCGAGGCCCCGGGGCCCTCCGAGACGCCCAGCGACGGTGGGAAGGATGGGCTGAGCCAGAGGCTGGAGGAGCTGGAGATGCTGATTAAGACCAAGGACGAG GAGATCCAGATGTTGAAGAACCAGAAGGGCGGCCTTCGAGAGGCCGAGAGCGAGCGGGAACGGGAAGAGGCGCTCCAGAAACTCCAG GAGCTGGAGAGCAGGTACACGGAGATGGAGCGGCAGCTTCAGGGCGCCCAGCGCAGCCTGGAGGAGGCCCGGGGGGAGCGGGAGCGGGCCCGGGCCGAGGTGCTCAGGGCCACCGAGCTCCTGGACCTCAAGATCTGTGAGCTGAGCGAGCTGCGCCAGGGCCTGGCCCGGCTGGCCGACGGCACCCCCTGA
- the HOMER3 gene encoding homer protein homolog 3 isoform X2, whose protein sequence is MSTREQPLFSTRAHVFQIDPATKRNWIPAGKHALTVSYFYDATRNVYRIISVGGTKFAEKFQEVKEAARLAREKSQDGGELTTPALGLSSHQVPPSPLIGTNGPGDEKLFRSQSADGPGPAERERLKKMLSEGSVGEVQWEAEFFTLQDNNNKLVAALREANASVERWKEQLEAYQEETERLRLRVAELEAPGPSETPSDGGKDGLSQRLEELEMLIKTKDEEIQMLKNQKGGLREAESEREREEALQKLQELESRYTEMERQLQGAQRSLEEARGERERARAEVLRATELLDLKICELSELRQGLARLADGTP, encoded by the exons ATGTCCACGAG GGAGCAGCCCCTCTTCAGCACCCGGGCCCATGTCTTCCAAATCGACCCAGCAACTAAACGGAATTGGATCCCCGCCGGCAAGCACGCCCTCACGGTCTCCTACTTCTATGATGCCACCCGGAATGTGTACCGGATCATCAGCGTGGGGGGGACCAAG TTTGCAGAGAAGTTCCAGGAGGTGAAGGAGGCCGCCCGGCTGGCCCGGGAGAAGTCTCAGGATGGCGGAGAGCTCACCACCCCAGCCCTTGGCCTCTCCTCCCACCAG GTACCCCCAAGCCCCTTGATTGGCACCAACGGCCCCGGGGATGAGAAGCTGTTCCGAAGCCAGAGTGCCGACGGGCCTGGCCCTGCGGAAAGGGAAAGGCTCAAAAAGATGCTGTCGGAGGG CTCGGTGGGCGAGGTGCAGTGGGAAGCCGAGTTCTTCACCCTTCAGGACAATAACAACAAGCTGGTGGCCGCCCTGCGAGAGGCCAATGCCAGTGTGGAGCGGTGGAAGGAGCAGCTGGAGGCCTACCAGGAGGAGACGGAGCGGCTTCGGCTGCGG GTGGCCGAGCTCGAGGCCCCGGGGCCCTCCGAGACGCCCAGCGACGGTGGGAAGGATGGGCTGAGCCAGAGGCTGGAGGAGCTGGAGATGCTGATTAAGACCAAGGACGAG GAGATCCAGATGTTGAAGAACCAGAAGGGCGGCCTTCGAGAGGCCGAGAGCGAGCGGGAACGGGAAGAGGCGCTCCAGAAACTCCAG GAGCTGGAGAGCAGGTACACGGAGATGGAGCGGCAGCTTCAGGGCGCCCAGCGCAGCCTGGAGGAGGCCCGGGGGGAGCGGGAGCGGGCCCGGGCCGAGGTGCTCAGGGCCACCGAGCTCCTGGACCTCAAGATCTGTGAGCTGAGCGAGCTGCGCCAGGGCCTGGCCCGGCTGGCCGACGGCACCCCCTGA
- the DDX49 gene encoding probable ATP-dependent RNA helicase DDX49, producing the protein MAEFAKLGLASWLVEQCRQLGLKHPTPVQQNCVPAILEGRDCMGCAKTGSGKTAAFVLPILQKLSEDPFGIFCLVLTPTRELAYQIAEQFRVLGKPLGLKDCIIVGGMDMVAQALELSRKPHVVIATPGRLADHLRSSNTFNIKKIRFLVMDEADRLLEQGCTDFTKDLEVIFDAAPARRQTLLFSATLTDTLKVLQGIATNKPFFWEAPAEVRTVEQLDQRYLLVPEKVKDAYLVHLIQTFQDEHEDWSIIIFTSTCKTCQVLNMMLRRFNFPSVALHSMMKQKARFAALAKFKSSVYRILIATDVASRGLDIPTVQVVINHNTPGLPKIYIHRVGRTARAGRDGIAITLVTQYDIHLLHAIEEEIKMKLKDFSVEEATVLKILTQVNVVRRECEIKLEATDFDEKKEINKRKQLILEGKDPDLEAKRKAELAKIRQKNQQFKERVMQTLQRRKALRLKRKQQRKQQRQQQPLPSPKAKEKKKK; encoded by the exons ATGGCGGAGTTCGCCAAGCTGGGGCTGGCGTCGTGGCTGGTGGAGCAGTGTCGCCAGCTGGGTCTGAAGCATCCCACGCCGGTGCAGCAGAACTGTGTCCCCGCTATTCTAGAGG GTCGAGACTGCATGGGGTGTGCAAAGACTGGCAGTGGCAAGACTGCTGCTTTTGTTTTGCCTATTCTGCAAAAGTTGTCTGAGGACCCCTTTGGCATTTTCTGCCTTGTGCTGACTCCCACCAG GGAGCTGGCTTATCAGATTGCTGAGCAGTTCCGTGTCCTTGGGAAGCCCTTGGGATTGAAAGACTGTATCATCGTTGGAGGAATGG ACATGGTGGCCCAGGCCCTGGAACTATCCCGCAAGCCCCACGTGGTCATTGCAACGCCAGGCCGCTTGGCTGATCACCTCCGAAGCTCCAATACCTTCAACATCAAGAAGATACGCTTTTTG GTGATGGATGAGGCCGACCGGCTGTTGGAACAGGGCTGCACCGACTTCACCAAAGACTTGGAAGTGATCTTTGATGCAGCCCCAGCCCGGCGGCAGACACTTCTCTTCAGCGCCACCCTTACCGACACGTTAAAGGTTCTCCAGGGCATTGCTACTAATAAGCCCTTCTTCTGGGAGGCCCCAGCTGA GGTCCGCACTGTGGAACAGCTGGACCAGCGCTACTTGCTGGTGCCTGAGAAGGTCAAGGATGCCTACCTTGTCCACCTGATTCAGACCTTCCAAGATGAGCATGAGGATTGGTCCATCATCATCTTCACCAGCACGTGCAA GACCTGCCAGGTATTGAACATGATGCTGAGGAGGTTCAACTTCCCTTCTGTCGCACTACATTCCATGATGAAGCAG AAAGCTCGCTTTGCTGCTTTGGCCAAATTCAAGTCTAGCGTCTACCGGATCTTGATTGCAACGGATGTGGCATCTCG AGGCTTGGATATCCCCACGGTGCAGGTTGTTATCAATCATAATACTCCAGGCCTTCCTAAGATCTATATCCATCGGGTAGGGAGGACTGCCCGGGCAG GGCGCGACGGCATTGCCATTACCCTGGTGACTCAGTATGACATACACCTGCTGCATGCCATTGAGGAAGAGATCA AGATGAAGCTGAAAGACTTCAGTGTGGAGGAGGCCACCGTCCTCAAAATCCTCACCCAGGTCAACGTGGTCCGAAGAGAGTGTGAGATT AAACTGGAGGCCACAGACTTTGATGAGAAGAAAGAGATCAATAAGAGAAAGCAGCTGATCCTGGAAGGGAAG GACCCAGACCTTGAGGCCAAGAGGAAGGCAGAGCTGGCTAAGATCAGGCAGAAGAATCAGCAGTTCAAGGAGAGGGTGATGCAGACACTGCAGAGGCGGAAGGCCTTGAGACTGAAGAGGAAACAGCAGCGGAAGCAGCAGCGGCAACAGCAGCCACTGCCATCACCGAAGgccaaagagaagaagaaaaagtga